One window from the genome of Nyctibius grandis isolate bNycGra1 chromosome 22, bNycGra1.pri, whole genome shotgun sequence encodes:
- the LOC137672751 gene encoding protocadherin alpha-3-like: protein MGVCWGPVVRVLVLQAAWALGGGQVRYSVAEEGKAGTVVGRLAPDLGLEAGEVEARGLRLVAQGRRASVEVSGASGALVVSSRLDREELCGKSAPCALRLEVLLERPLRVFHVELEVTDINDNAPFFPAARKNLSMSENSPAGSRLPLEGASDADVGANAQLSYTLSPSEHFHLDLQKNEEDGESLFLVLTKSLDRETLPVHRLVVTASDGGRPSLTGTMELVISVLDVNDNAPQFNQSVYKVQLPENTERGTLVMRVNATDLDEGTNKNISYSLQHLFPPDRRDVFGIDRKSGEIRLRDALDFEDVGLYRLQVDATDQGNPSLSGHCKVVVEVLDVNDNAPEVWVTSLSVPVAEDASVGTVVALLSVRDRDSGANGRVRCALWPAAPFGLVATLSGSYSLVLREALDRERVSEYEVEVRAEDGGAPALRGRLAVRVPVSDVNDNAPAFAQAVYTVLARENNAAGAELARVWAQDPDEAGNGRVRYSVWEGGAGGAWAVGGWRSGAASSYVSVDAESGRVWALRALDYEEVQVVQFEVRAVDAGEPPLCGNATVQLFVVDENDNAPVLLPGAGGVGGGGASGWSGPESGALWAWAAWGAPAGQVVAKIRAVDADSGYNAWLRYELWEPRGKGPFRVGLYSGEVSTARALEEADGPRQRLVIVVRDHGEPSRSATATLSVSLVEGAEAALAAAGSSGPGLRPAAAGAEGGAGALSSWWTNVWLVVAICAVSSVFVVAVVLYGAWRWAPRAGVLSGPGPATLVCASEVGSWSYSQRQSRSLCVADGAGKSDLMVFSPNLPPPPPGPAAKETQPEPPALLDTVSGPPSLASRPFPLLALTYHPPPGQALFGAGLLPRGVRAVGAWQVLKDVTGTFASALATLPEPRAVCVGED, encoded by the coding sequence ATGGGCGTGTGTTGGGGGCCCGTGGTGcgggtgctggtgctgcaggcGGCGTGGGCGCTGGGCGGCGGACAGGTGCGGTACTCGGTGGCGGAGGAAGGCAAGGCCGGCACGGTGGTGGGCCGTCTGGCGCCCGACCTGGGCCTGGAGGCGGGCGAGGTGGAGGCGCGTGGTCTGCGGCTGGTGGCGCAGGGCCGGCGGGCGAGCGTGGAGGTGAGCGGGGCGAGCGGGGCGCTGGTGGTGAGCTCGCGGCTGGACCGGGAGGAGCTGTGCGGGAAGAGCGCGCCGTGCGCCCTGCggctggaggtgctgctggagcGGCCGCTGCGCGTCTTCCACGTGGAGCTGGAGGTCACCGACATCAACGACAACGCCCCGTTCTTCCCCGCCGCCCGCAAAAACCTCAGTATGTCGGAGAACTCCCCTGCCGGGTCTCGGTTGCCGCTGGAGGGCGCGTCGGATGCAGATGTGGGAGCCAACGCGCAGCTCTCCTATACCCTCAGCCCCAGCGAGCATTTCCATCTGGATTTACAAAAAAACGAGGAGGACGGTGAGTCCTTATTCTTGGTGCTCACAAAATCTCTGGACCGCGAGACGCTGCCTGTGCACCGGTTGGTGGTGACGGCGAGTGACGGTGGCCGGCCGTCGCTGACGGGCACGATGGAGCTGGTGATCTCGGTGCTGGACGTGAACGACAACGCGCCCCAGTTCAACCAGTCGGTGTATAAAGTGCAGCTGCCGGAAAATACGGAACGGGGCACTTTAGTGATGAGAGTAAACGCCACAGATTTGGATGAGGGGACGAACAAGAATATCTCGTATTCTCTCCAGCACTTGTTCCCTCCGGATAGAAGAGACGTTTTCGGGATCGACAGAAAGAGCGGCGAGATTCGTCTCAGGGATGCCCTGGACTTTGAGGATGTTGGTCTCTATCGGCTGCAAGTGGATGCAACAGATCAGGGAAACCCGTCGCTGTCGGGTCACTGcaaggtggtggtggaggtgtTGGACGTGAACGACAACGCGCCGGAGGTGTGGGTGACGTCGCTGTCGGTGCCGGTGGCGGAGGACGCGTCGGTGGGGACGGTGGTGGCGCTGCTGAGCGTGCGGGACCGGGACTCGGGGGCGAACGGGCGGGTGCGGTGCGCGCTGTGGCCGGCGGCGCCGTTCGGGCTGGTGGCGACGTTGTCGGGCTCGTACTCGCTGGTGCTGCGGGAGGCGCTGGACCGGGAGCGGGTGTCGGAGTACGAGGTGGAGGTGCGGGCGGAGGACGGCGGGGCGCCGGCGCTGCGCGGGAGGCTTGCGGTGCGCGTGCCGGTGTCGGACGTGAACGACAACGCGCCGGCGTTCGCGCAGGCCGTGTACACGGTGCTGGCGCGGGAGAACAacgcggcgggcgcggagctGGCGCGGGTGTGGGCGCAGGACCCGGACGAGGCGGGCAACGGGCGCGTGAGGTACTCGGTGTGggagggcggcgcggggggcgcgTGGGCGGTGGGGGGGTGGCGTTCGGGGGCGGCGTCGAGCTACGTGTCGGTGGACGCGGAGAGCGGGCGTGTGTGGGCGCTGCGTGCGCTGGACTACGAGGAGGTGCAGGTGGTGCAGTTCGAGGTGCGTGCGGTGGACGCGGGGGAGCCGCCGCTGTGCGGCAACGCGACGGTGCAGCTGTTCGTGGTGGACGAGAACGACAACGCGCCGGTGCTGCTGCCGGGCGCGGGCGGCGTGGGGGGTGGCGGGGCGTCGGGGTGGTCGGGTCCGGAGTCGGGGGCGTTGTGGGCGTGGGCAGCGTGGGGGGCGCCGGCGGGGCAGGTGGTGGCGAAGATCCGCGCGGTGGACGCGGACTCGGGCTACAACGCGTGGCTGCGCTACGAGCTGTGGGAGCCGCGGGGCAAGGGCCCGTTCCGCGTGGGGCTGTACAGCGGCGAGGTGAGCACGGCGCGGGCGCTGGAGGAGGCGGACGGCCCGCGGCAGAGGCTGGTGATCGTGGTGCGGGACCACGGGGAGCCGTCGCGCTCGGCCACGGCCACGCTGAGCGTGTCGCTGGTGGAGGGCGCCGAGGCGGCGCTGGCGGCCGCGGGCTCgtcggggccggggctgcggccggcggcggcgggcgcggagggcggcgcgggggctTTGTCGTCGTGGTGGACGAACGTGTGGCTGGTGGTGGCGATCTGCGCGGTGTCGAGCGTGTTCGTGGTGGCGGTGGTGCTGTACGGGGCGTGGCGGTGGGCGCCGCGGGCGGGCGTGCTGTCGGGGCCCGGGCCGGCGACGCTGGTGTGCGCCAGCGAAGTGGGGAGCTGGTCGTACTCGCAGCGCCAGAGCCGGAGCCTGTGCGTGGCGGACGGCGCGGGCAAGAGCGACCTGATGGTTTTCAGCCCCAActtgccgccgccgccgcccggccccgcggcgaaGGAGACGCAGCCGGAGCCGCCCGCTCTCCTGGACACGGTCAGTGGCCCTCCCTCTCTCGCCTCTCGCCCCTTCCCCCTTCTCGCCCTCACTTATCACCCGCCCCCTGGGCAGGCGCTGTTTGGAGCCGGGCTCCTCCCGCGGGGCGTGAGGGCGGTGGGTGCTTGGCAAGTTCTTAAGGATGTTACCGGGACCTTTGCATCTGCCTTGGCGACCTTGCCGGAGCCCCGGGCTGTTTGTGTGGGGGAAGACTAA
- the LOC137672750 gene encoding protocadherin alpha-2-like encodes MGVCWGPVVRVLVLQAAWALGGGQVRYSVAEEGKAGTVVGRLAPDLGLEAGEAEARGLRLVAQGRRASVEVSGASGALVVSSRLDREELCGKSAPCALRLEVLLERPLRVFHVELEVTDINDNAPLFPAARKNLSIPENSPAGSRFPLEGASDADVGANAQLSYTLSPSEHFSLDLHRSEEYRESLFLVLTKALDRETLPVHRLVLTASDGGRPSLTGTMELVISVLDANDNAPQFNQSVYKVQLPENAAEGTLVVRVNATDPDEGSNCEITFALIKTFPPKALNLFILKPKTGEIRLAGALDFEEVRSYEIEIEARDKGTPPLSGHCKVVVEVLDVNDNAPEVWVTSLSVPVAEDASVGTVVALLSVRDRDSGANGRVRCALWPAAPFGLVATLSGSYSLVLREALDRERVSEYEVEVRAEDGGAPALRGRLAVRVPVSDVNDNAPAFAQAVYTVLARENNAAGAELARVWARDPDEAGNGRVRYSVWEGGAGGAWAVGGWRSGAASSYVSVDAESGRVWALRALDYEEVQVVQFEVRAVDAGEPPLCGNATVQLFVVDENDNAPALLPGAGGVGGGGASGWSGPESGALWAWAAWGAPAGQVVAKIRAVDADSGYNAWLRYELWEPRGKGPFRVGLYSGEVSTARALEEADGPRQRLVIVVRDHGEPSRSATATLSVSLVEGAEAALAAAGSSWSGPGLRAAAGAEGVAGASSSWTNVWLVVAICAVSSVFMVAVVLYGAWRWAPRAGVLSGPGPATLVCASEVGSWSYSQRQSRSLCVADGAGKSDLMVFSPNLPPPPGPAAKETQPEPPALLDTVSGPPSLASRPFPLLALTYHPTPGQALFGAGLLPRGVRAVGAWQVLKDVTGTFASALATLPEPRAVCVGED; translated from the coding sequence ATGGGCGTGTGTTGGGGGCCCGTGGTGcgggtgctggtgctgcaggcGGCGTGGGCTCTGGGCGGCGGGCAGGTGCGGTACTCGGTGGCGGAGGAAGGCAAGGCCGGCACGGTGGTGGGCCGTCTGGCGCCCGACCTGGGCCTGGAGGCGGGCGAGGCGGAGGCGCGCGGGCTGCGGCTGGTGGCGCAGGGCCGGCGGGCGAGCGTGGAGGTGAGCGGGGCGAGCGGGGCGCTGGTGGTGAGCTCGCGGCTGGACCGGGAGGAGCTGTGCGGGAAGAGCGCGCCGTGCGCCCTGCggctggaggtgctgctggagcGGCCGCTGCGCGTCTTCCACGTGGAGCTGGAGGTCACCGACATCAACGACAACGCCCCGCTCTTCCCCGCCGCCCGCAAAAACCTCAGTATACCGGAGAACTCCCCTGCCGGGTCTCGGTTCCCGCTGGAGGGCGCGTCGGACGCAGATGTGGGAGCCAACGCGCAGCTCTCCTATACCCTCAGCCCCAGCGAGCACTTCTCTCTGGATTTGCATCGCAGTGAAGAATACCGGGAATCCCTGTTCCTGGTGCTCACGAAAGCGCTGGACCGCGAGACGCTGCCTGTGCACCGGTTGGTGTTGACGGCGAGTGACGGTGGCCGGCCGTCGCTGACGGGCACGATGGAGCTGGTGATCTCGGTGCTGGATGCGAACGACAACGCGCCCCAGTTCAACCAGTCGGTGTATAAAGTGCAGCTGCCGGAGAACGCTGCAGAGGGGACGCTGGTGGTGCGGGTGAACGCCACGGATCCCGACGAGGGAAGCAATTGCGAAATTACGTTCGCTCTGATCAAAACTTTTCCACCAAAGGCAttaaaccttttcattttaaagccgAAGACCGGGGAGATCCGTCTCGCGGGCGCCCTCGACTTCGAAGAGGTCCGTTCCTACGAGATCGAAATCGAAGCGAGAGATAAGGGGACACCCCCACTGTCGGGCCACTGcaaggtggtggtggaggtgtTGGACGTGAACGACAACGCGCCGGAGGTGTGGGTGACGTCGCTGTCGGTGCCGGTGGCCGAGGACGCGTCGGTGGGGACGGTGGTGGCGCTGCTGAGCGTGCGGGACCGGGACTCGGGGGCGAACGGGCGGGTGCGGTGCGCGCTGTGGCCGGCGGCGCCGTTCGGGCTGGTGGCGACGTTGTCGGGCTCGTACTCGCTGGTGCTGCGGGAGGCGCTGGACCGGGAGCGGGTGTCGGAGTACGAGGTGGAGGTGCGGGCGGAGGACGGCGGGGCGCCGGCGCTGCGCGGGAGGCTTGCGGTGCGCGTGCCGGTGTCGGACGTGAACGACAACGCGCCGGCGTTCGCGCAGGCCGTGTACACGGTGCTGGCGCGGGAGAACAacgcggcgggcgcggagctGGCGCGGGTGTGGGCGCGGGACCCGGACGAGGCGGGCAACGGGCGCGTGAGGTACTCGGTGTGggagggcggcgcggggggcgcgTGGGCGGTGGGGGGGTGGCGTTCGGGGGCGGCGTCGAGCTACGTGTCGGTGGACGCGGAGAGCGGGCGTGTGTGGGCGCTGCGTGCGCTGGACTACGAGGAGGTGCAGGTGGTGCAGTTCGAGGTGCGTGCGGTGGACGCGGGGGAGCCGCCGCTGTGCGGCAACGCGACGGTGCAGCTGTTCGTGGTGGACGAGAACGACAACGCGCCGGCGCTGCTGCCGGGCGCGGGCGGCGTGGGGGGTGGCGGGGCGTCGGGGTGGTCGGGTCCGGAGTCGGGGGCGTTGTGGGCGTGGGCGGCGTGGGGGGCGCCGGCGGGGCAGGTGGTAGCGAAGATCCGCGCGGTGGACGCGGACTCGGGCTACAACGCGTGGCTGCGCTACGAGCTGTGGGAGCCGCGGGGCAAGGGCCCGTTCCGCGTGGGGCTGTACAGCGGCGAGGTGAGCACGGCGCGGGCGCTGGAGGAAGCGGACGGCCCGCGGCAGAGGCTGGTGATCGTGGTGCGGGACCACGGGGAGCCGTCGCGCTCGGCCACGGCCACGCTGAGCGTGTCGCTGGTGGAGGGTGCCGAGGCGGCGCTGGCGGCCGCGGGCTCGTCGTGgtcggggccggggctgcgggcggcggcgggcgcggagggCGTCGCGGGGGCGTCGTCGTCGTGGACGAACGTGTGGCTGGTGGTGGCGATCTGCGCGGTGTCGAGCGTGTTCATGGTGGCGGTAGTGCTGTACGGGGCGTGGCGGTGGGCGCCGCGGGCGGGCGTGCTGTCGGGGCCCGGGCCGGCGACGCTGGTGTGCGCCAGCGAAGTGGGGAGCTGGTCGTACTCGCAGCGCCAGAGCCGGAGCCTGTGCGTGGCGGACGGCGCGGGCAAGAGCGACCTGATGGTTTTCAGCCCCAACTTGCCGCCGcctcccggccccgcggcgAAGGAGACGCAGCCGGAGCCGCCCGCTCTCCTGGACACGGTCAGTGGCCCTCCCTCTCTCGCCTCTCGCCCCTTCCCCCTTCTCGCCCTCACTTATCACCCGACCCCTGGGCAGGCGCTGTTTGGAGCCGGGCTCCTCCCGCGGGGCGTGAGGGCGGTGGGTGCTTGGCAAGTGCTTAAGGATGTTACCGGGACCTTTGCATCTGCCTTGGCGACCTTGCCGGAGCCCCGGGCTGTTTGTGTGGGGGAAGACTAA